In [Phormidium] sp. ETS-05, the genomic window GGCGGTACTAACTCTAAAACTGCCGCTTTTCTGGCACTGTATTTTATTCCCACCGACGGCGGCACATCTTTGAGGGCATCTCTCAGGGTTAAAATTTTCGGCGATGGTTGAGGGTAAAAAAACCGCATTCCCGGACGAGTCCCCACAATAATCACACGTTCCCGCTTCTGCGGCACATCATAATTAACGGCATTCAGCAGCCGATATTGCACTTGATAACCCAGAGACTCCAAAACCGTTAAAATAATTTGGAGAGTTTCCCCTTTTTGATGACTAATTAAACCCCGCACATTTTCCGCTAAAAACATTTTCGGTTGCACTTCTGCCACACATCGCGCAAATTCATAAAATAATGTGCCCCGGGTATCCTCCAAACCTAAACTTTTGCCCGCGTAGCTGAATGCCTGACAGGGAAAACCGCCCGTCACCACTTCTGCACTCATTCCGGCAAAAGAAATATTTCTAATATCGCCGTGTAGGACGTTCCATTGGGGACGATTTCGCCGCAGGGTTGCCACAGCATCGCGGTCAATTTCCACTAATGCTGTAGCTTTTAATCCCGCTTTTTCCAATCCCAGCGCCAAACCACCCGCCCCGGCAAATAGTTCTATAACTGTCCCTACTTCGGGATTTTCAAATAAACTAAGCTGAGTCAACTTTGGATTCCCCATATTAGCATTAACGGGAACGCTTGAATAATTGATACCCTTTGATAATTTCTATGTAATCACTTAATTGACGATTGGACAAGCATTAGTTTATATAATTTAAAGTCATTTTTTTATAAAAATAGATTATCTTCATAAAAATGGCCGTTAGGACAAGGCATTGCCGTGTCCCCAGGGAGCCACAGATTAATTTAACATTAATTTAATTGTTGTAGCTGCTGCTGTAAATCTTCCCGGAGGCGGGCACAGGCGGAATCTTCATCTACTTGGGAGAGAATATCCCGAATTACAGAATCAGGACCGAGAGAACCCCAAGTACAGCCATTTTCTAAGTATAATTGGGCGGCTTGACCGACGCGGAGGGTGCCATAACCGGCGAGGGTAGCTTGGGTGATCGCGGCGCCAGCATAAGCGGAAAAACCCGCACCATCTCCCGTCACACCCCCGACCGCCGCCGCACTTTTACCCATTCCCAACATCACACCGCTGAGAATCTCGCTCAACAACAAACCCCCACCACTAAATAAAATCTGTTGCCACAATTTCCCCGCCTCATATCCCGTCATGGGCAACCCATACAACCGCGCCAAAGCGCGAATTAAGGCTAAATCTGTCACCACCCCGCCCAGCAAATCTAACACGGCGATCGGATTAACCGCCACCGCCAAACCTTTATAACGAGCAAACTGCCAAATCAGCTTTTCCGCTTCCGTTTGCCGTCCTTGAATCGTCAGATTAGCGATTTTCGCTTCTGCATCGCGCACTTGCGTCAGTGCATTAAGAGCAATTAGCGCTAACCCCTCTTGGGTCACAATTTCCAGGATTTTTAAGAGTAATTCCTCAATTTGTGGCGGTGGAGTTTCCCATTCATAACTGACTCTCCCATCGGGCAATTCCACTCGCACTTGCACCGGAGCCGGTTCTGCCGCTACCATCACAATATCCTGAGCTGATAATAACCTTTGCACCCCCATCCCACCCAGATTTTGTAACTGCCGATAAATTGCTTGGCGGTCTTGTTCCGGGTAAAGGTCGATTTTATTAAAAGCTAAAATTATCGGTTTTTGCGCTTGGCGTAATTCTACCAACGCCTCATATTCCGTGCGGGTGATATCTCCCGCCACGACAAATAAAATTAAGTCGGCTTGTGCGGCGACTTCCCGCGCCATCTGCGATCGGGCCTGACCCTCCACCTCATCCAATCCTGGCGTATCAATCAACTCTACTACCAGGTGATTCACCTTCTCCCCCGAAGCCAATTGGGGCACCCACTGCACCGATCGCGGCCATTGCGTCACCCCATGAATCGGACCAGTAGGCAAAATTTTCTGCCCCAGCAAAGCATTCACCACCGCCGACTTACCCCGGCTCACCAACCCAAAAGCCGCAATTCTAATTATCGGCTCCTCGAGCTTCTTTAAATTCGCCCCCATCCGCTCCAACTGAGTCATCAACGCCGCCAACTGTTTCACATCACCAGACTGATGCGCTGGTCGCCGCAGCCGCGAATACCAAGACATGGCCTGCCGGATGCTCGAGCGTGCCCGGTTAATATGAATTTCTTGCCTTTTGTCACAAGGCAATTTGTCCTTTGTCATTTGTCCTTTGTCATTTGTCATTTGTACTTTGTCATTTGTCCTTTGTCCTTTAATAATTATCAATTATCAATTATCAATTGTCAATTGTCAATTATCAATTGGGATCAGACGACCCAAGGCTTTAGGGACAAAAGACTGCAGGAAATCCAACCGCCGATTTTGCTCAAATACCTGTTTAATCGCCTGACTAAGTAACTCCAAATTCCCCCCGGATATTTGGGCGCCAGCATCCCCGGCTTGAAAACATTCAATCAAGCTCAAACCCGCCAACCGCGTCAAGTAGGCGGCGCTGATACCCTGCACCACACCCCCAGCAATGTAGGTAATACTGTTGCTTTTGAGGATAGCGGTGATGGTTTGCGTGGATAATTCCACTAAACCCAGTTTCACCATTTGTTCGGCGAGAGTCGCCGCCACGGTTTGACCTTGCGCCAGAGATAATTTTTGCTGGTAGATACTACCCAAATCTAAAACTAATTGTCCAGTAATCGCACCAGTGGCTAGGAGGTCTAAAGCTGGAACCGGGTTAGCAAAAGCTGCCCCAGCGGCTATCCACTGATAGCGCTCAATGATGGGGAGGGCGATTTCTCGGCGGATGGCGTTTAAGGTGGTTTGGCTGCGCTGATGTAAGTTCCGAGCAGTACGCCAGGTACTGCCTAAAATTAGGTTCTGCTTTTCTGTGGCGAGGATATGGCTGAGGCGTTCTGTTAGCTGGCTAATATCTGGGGCGGGTTGTTCTATGCTTTCCTGTATAGAACCGTCGGTTTGATGTTGGCGAACTTTCAGTTTTTGGGGAGCGGCGCTAATGACTAGGAGATTTTGCGGGTCGATCGTCCCTTCTAGCCAACTGCGCACCTGTTGCCAAACTACGGGTTTTTGCGCTTCAGAATATTGGTCATACTTGTTCCACACCACTAGAGTTTTAACCGACCCAGCAGACAACTGCTGCAGGGCTTCATATTCCGGTTTTGTCAAGTCTCCGGTGATGACAAAAATCACTAAATCGGATTCTACTATCCCCTCTGGTAAGAGTAGATTTGTCGGTTGGGTTGAGGGACGTTCCCCAACTATCCCCTCTGGTAAGAGTGGATTTGTCGGTTGGGTTGAGGGACGTTCCCCAACAAAGTCAGTAAATAAGGCTGGGGTTTCGGTCCAAGTCGCATTGATTGGCCCGCCAACATCTGCCAAAAGTTGCCGCAGAGCCGTTTTACCCACTCCTTTACCGCCAGTGATGGTGATGCGCAGTTGCTCCCGGTCCATGTCTGGGCGCAGATTGGCCAATAGACCGCGCAACTTTTCGGTTTCCGGGTGGTCTGGGGCCACTGTGGTTAAGGTGCTGACGGTAATTGCTGCAGCCGCGATCGCTTTAACCACGGTTTCTCTGTCTGTGGGGGGTTGTGGCGTCGCGGTGGGAATGGAGGGAGTCCGCTTCCCCAGCCACCAGATACCTGCACCAGCGGCGATCGCCCCTACTACCCCCACTTCTCCCACCTGTGCCAAAGAATCTCCCAAACTATCCAACAGCCACAGGCTCAGGGATAGACCTATTCCGCCGATTAAAATCGGTTTGCGCAATTTTATCGCCATCGGTTTTCCTTCCTGCTACCAACCACTGCCGCCCGCTTGAATCCCAATGATTCTATTTTATGCCGTGGCGTGCCCGATCGTTGTGCCAAACTCCCCTGGGATGGTAATGCCATCCCCTCTTGGCCATAAATGCACAGTTGAGGCAATTTGTCAAGCCTAAAATTTTGCATAAAAAAAGAAGTCCTACAGGATGCAGTAGGACTTCTTTTTTTTAATTTGGTGGCGGGAGGCGGATTTGAACCACCGACCTTCGGGTTATGAGCCCGACGAGCTACCAGACTGCTCTATCCCGCGTTGATGTATATAACATAACACCACCTTTGCCAACCTGTCAACCCCTAATGCCAAATTTTTTTAAATTAATTTTTTTAGGGGGACGCGATCGGCTCGGACGCTACTGCGGTAAAGGTTTCCCCTCGCCCCCTATCTCCCAGAAATCAAAGGGTGCTAGCACATAAACATATCGCCGACCACATCCAGGCGGTTGAATTCGGTGATCGTGATGAATTTTTCCGAGAGGGTTTCGGCGATCGAGGGTGCAATCCAGCCCATTTGTTTGAGCAAATGGATAGCCACAGCGGACTTAGCACGCTTTGCCCCATCCATCACCTTAATCGCCAAACCCAGACCTTCACCCACCCGACCAATGCACTGAATGCCCTCAGCGCCAGATTTACTCACCAGTTCACCCGCTGTCAGGCGCATCAATTCCGTATCGAATTCCCCTTCTCCCGCCACCAGATGCGGATGGTAAGTCATAGCGCGGACGATGCGCTCCATATCCACATTGTCACCCGAAGCCAATCGGGCGTACAAACTGGCCATTTGAGCGAGCTGCAATAAATAGGTAGGGGCGCCACAGTCATCGCGAGCGCCGATAAACTCTTCAGCAGGCATCCGCAGTAATTCCGCCACCTTGCCCAAAATCAGGCGCTGCACCGGGTGAGTGCGCTGTAAATAGGTATTTAGGGGCCAGTTGCATTGCTTGGAAACGGCCAACATCCCCGCATGCTTACCAGAGCAGCCGTGTTGTAGCCCACTTTGCTTGCCTTTAGGAGTGGGGCACTGGAGGGCTGAGGGGTCCACATCGGCGCGCCACAGGATATTGAATACCTGACGAGCTTGCTCGATGTTGCCCTTGTGGGAGCTACAAATAATCGCTAAATCCCGATCGCTCAATTCGTAGCGATCGAGAGTACCCGTACTGGTGACGGCCAGAGCTTGGAAAGGTTTGAGGGAAGAGCGCACGAAAGATGCGGTTTCCGGGTTGCCAGCAGCACACATCAGGCGGCCACGGTTGTCGCACACCACCGCTTGCACGGTATGCTTAGATTCGATAATGCCTTCGCGCAACAGTTGGACTTCTATCGCTGCGGATTGAGTTTTTTTTGCCATCTAATTCGGTAATCAGTTTCCGGGGAAAGCTATTGTGACGCGGCTGTGAAGGCCGCATCCAGATTCGCTGGGACTAAAATTCAGAGCCTAATTCAGATAAACCGGCGGCTTATAGGAAATACCAACCGATACCACCGGCGAGCAACACCAGGAGGATTCCTCCCAAAGTGAGGCGAAGGCGGCGACGGATGGGCTGAATTTGATAGGTGACGATGAGCTGGTCCCGCTGGAGGATTTCCGGGGTTTTCGTCCAGGAGCAGCCATCATACCACCCAGATTCTTCATAGAATACGGTAGGACGGGCGAGGCGATCGAGTACATACTCCCAGCCGAGGTAGAGTTTTAGCACCACCAATGCCAGGAACAAACAAGCCCCACCACTACCACTGAGGGCAAACTGGAGCGGATATTTTCCTAGTGGAAAACTGGCAGCGGCGATCGGGCCGGTGACTAGCCAGCTCAGGCACCAAATTACCACCATTGGCCGCAGATACCCCCACCAGTTCCGGGTTGCCCAGCTAAAAAACCAGGATTCTTTTAGTTGGAGGTACTCATTGATAGGTTGCTGCTCAGTGGGTACTGGGCAACCAGAAGCGTCCCTAATTTCCAAAATCTTCCCCCGGAGTTGATGAACTATGAATGTGGTGCCCCTTCAGAGGGACGGGCGATTAAGGTCGGACCAGGCGTATTGGCGTAAGAAATCCGTTCGGCGTGACTCCAGAACGCCTCGAGATTGTAATACTCCCGTTCCTTGGGGGTGAGAATATGGACGATCGCATCGCCATAATCCTGAACCCACCAAGTACCGCTGTTTTGCCCTTCTTGGCGCAGTGGCAGGCGGTGAAACTCGCTCTCTACTTTCGCTTCGATCGCTTGGGCGATGGCTCTGACCTGGGCCTTAGAAAACCCGGTGACAATCACAAAGTAGTCCGCCAGGTAAGATACATCTGCCACCCGAATCACCACAATATCACCGCCTTTGCGGTCATCCGCCGCCAAAGCGATCGTCTCTGCCAGCTTTCTACTGTCATTGACATCGCCTTTGCCGCTCCCTGCTTGCTTCCGGGTTATGGCCTGATGCCCATTCAACTTTTCTGATTTTTCTACCATTCAATCTCCCATTCGCTGTTTAAAGAGAAACCGGGTTTCTTGAGTCACATCTGGCAGTAGCAGAAAATCTGGATACCCAAACCGGTTTCTTAGTTTGCCTACCGCTATTATCAAAGGAGGTTTTAGAACTTATCTTAGCATCCGTTGGAAAAGCCGTTCTATTGAGGAGGCAATAAATGCTCCGGCTTCTTTGGCAGCGTGTCAAGCGCATCGTGCAACTATTGTGGCAGCACCTGCGTGGATGGCTGCATCCAGAACCAAACCCCAGTTTCGAGGCCCCGCCATTGGCCGACTCAGATGTAGAATACCTTTTTGAAACACTTCTTTCTGGGGTGAGCAATGGTTGGAACCAGTCCCAAGTCTTGCAGTGGCTGCGGAAACAGGAATATCGCATCACCGAAAGCCAGTGGCTCGCTTGGCTCGATCGCTATCGCCTCTCCTACACCCCCACCCCAGAAATGCAGCAACGCCTGCTCCGCCTTGGTCAGCTTGGCTGTGGTCAGATTTCCCAAATTGCTGCTGAATTGGCTAATATCGAACCGATTCGCGATCGTTCTGAACCATTCCGCCGCGAGGACGGTTCTAGCTTAGCCGTCACCATCTCACCTGCCAACACCCTTCCCCTCAATTACCCTAACTCCTTCGTGTCATTGCCAGAAGATGCGCTGATTTCAGGGGAGGAAGAACAACAATATCTGGATTTCCTCGCTGAGCTGCAAGGTGCCATCAAACAGGACCCGGATAACTATCAACTTTGGTCCGCTCTTGGCGAGTTGATGGGCATCTTGGAACGAGACGAGGAGGCCCTCGCGGCATTCGATCGGGCTGTTGCCATCGAACCGACGATCGCCTCCACCTGGTACAACCGAGGCAATGCCCTCTACAATATGAGCCGCTATGGTGAAGCCGTCACATCCTACACCAAAGCATTAGAACTGCAACCGGACTACCCCGAAGCTGAAATCAACCGCCGCAGTGCCCAAACTCTAGCGATGCCATAAATAGTCATTTGTCATTTGTCATTTGTCATTTGTCATTTGTCATTTGTCATTTGTCATTTGTCCCCCCGTCTCCCCGTCCCCGTCCCCCCCCGTCCCCCCGTCTCCTGGTCCCCCCTTTCAAAGGGGTGTAGGTGTGATTGTTATTTGTTGTTTGTTACTGGTTATTTGTTACTTATTACCAAATGACAAAGGACAAATGACAAATGACAACGGACAAATCACTAATAGTGTTTTCATTATGCTTCAATTAAGCCATTTACTACCATACCTCAAAAATGTGGAACTGGAAATTTAAGTAATTTAGGCTGTCAAGATCAGAGAAAAGCCAAAGATTTGCTTAAGAACCAAAGGAAAATCTAATGGATATGATAAATAGTGAACCACTGAAAACCTAAAAAATACTGACTTAGGGAGAGTCAGATTTGCAAATGGTTGAGCAATAAAACTTATAATGGGCGGTAATTAAATGTCTAACTATGATAAAATTATTCAAATATACACCGACGGTGCCTGTTCAGGAAATCCGGGGAATGGTGGTTGGGGGGTGGTAGTTTGCTATGATGACGGAACCATAGAAGAGCTGGGAGGAACGGAACGAGAAACGACGAACAACCGGATGGAGATGCAAGCGGCGATCGCCGCACTGGAGTTTTTCCGCACCAGGGCACAAACAGAACCGATTACCCTGCTCACCGACAGCGAATACCTGGAAAAAGGTATCACCCAGTGGATTCATGGATGGAAAAAGAAAGGTTGGAAGACCGCCAGCGGCAACCCAGTGCTAAACCAAGACCTGTGGCAGCAACTAGACGCCCTCAACAGTGTTAAGGTAAAATGGCAGCACGTAAAAGCCCACGCAGGCAATACATACAACGAAAGGTGTGATACAATTGCCCGCGCCTTTTCTCTGGGAAAAATGCCCAAATTACAACAAAATTCAGCCCGGTTCGCAGTCAGCGCGGCGAACACTGTAGAATATTCCCAAAACAGTGAAATTATGGCAGCCAATTCTGATATGGATATCAATGCCCACGCTCCAGGTGATGCTCTCGATACCTTGCCGAGAGAAACCAGGGTGAATCAATTGCAAAACTTGATAGAAACCCTGCACATTGCCGATGAAATCGCCACTAAAGGCTATTTGATCACCAGTTCCGAACTGGCGGACTTGATGGATGTCAACGCTAGTGCTGTCACCAGTCGGGGCGACCACTGGCCTTGGCGCAACTGGATTGTATCGCGGGTGCGGCGGGAAGGCAACCAAATCTTGTGGCAGTTGGAAAGAGTGGATTTAATCAGCGCCACAGAGAGCGAAGAGTATTGATTTGCCCAACTCTGGATCGGAGTGGGGAGAAACAAATCATCTCGCTTCTCCTGCCTCCAGAGTCAGTTCTTGGTTTTTAACTCATACTGGCGTCCTCGCCACTGGGTGGGGCGGCGGATGGTAGAGAGCAATATTCTCACCCAAGCGAGGGAGTCGGCGAGGGGGGATAGCCAGAAGCTCCAAGAGGCGGGAAAGCTGGGGAGTTGGTAGGAGGGGACGATCGCCCAATTCAGGGCAAACCGCACCGCCACCAAAAACAAGTTCAACCCCAACGCCACCTGCATAAATGGTGCAGACCCACCAAACGCCCCTAGAGACAGGAGCAAAATCACTGCCATCGGTAGGGGCAACCCCTGAACCGCCAGCAGCAAGCACAAATCGCCCCAAAGCTGGGCGGGAGAGGAAGCATCTTGAAGGTCCAGACTGCGCCCCCACTCCCGCCAGGTTTCGGCGGCTCCCTCATACATCCGCACTCTTACCAGCTTCGCCCCATCCCAAAAGCCGACTTTATAACCCCGCTGGGCTATATGGCGGGCTAACGTCACGTCATCACAAAAGGACTCACGGGCAACGGTGTAACCACCCACTGCCTCCAAAACCGATCGGCGACAGAGAAAACATTGGCCATTGGCCATCACCCTTTCATTACCAGGGTTTGTCCCCGTCGGACCGAAGCGGTAAACCAAAGTCATTAATAAAGAAGGTTGCAGCCACATTTCCCCCGGAGTTTTGAGGATAAATTGGGGCGATAGAGACACCAAATCATATCCAGCCGCAGCCGATCGAGCAACAGTAGCAGCCAGAGCCGGATGGGGATAAGTATCCGCATCAATCCCCAAAATCCACTCACTCGCCGCACTGCTGTGCAAAAACCCCGCCTGCAAGGCCCAAGGACGCCCCACCCATCCCGGCGGCAAAGGGTCATCCTCTATCAAACGGAAACGGGGGTCTTTTGCGGCGGCTTGTCGCACCAAATCCGGTGTACCGTCAGTAGAGCGACTATCCACCACAATCATTTCCCGCACTTCATAGCTTTGTTTCGTCAGACCCGCCAAACATGGACCGAGGCGCTGCGCCTCATTCAGGGTGGGCACCACAATGCTGATGGTGCCCAATTGGTCTGGGGTCGCCGGTTGCGGTTCCAGGGGCGGACGCCGGGAGGGTCCTTTTATCAACCGCGACAGGAGAATTATGGAAAATGGCACCTGAAACAATAGCAGCCCCAGGGCCAATTCATTAAACATTGTTGCCGTCACTTTCAGCTAATTAGCCTAAATTTTCCACCATTTACACTAACAATAAATAATTAACAATTGAGAATTAATCCAGTTTTGTCACTTGTCCCTTGTGCTTTGTCCCTAGTCCGCTTGACAAATGACAAATGACAAAGGACAAATGACAAAGGACTAATGACTAATGACAATCAATTGTTAATTACAGCACTTTGTCAAACCATCTGGTTTTATTAAAGCCCCTCTCCCCCTGAGCTTTGCCGTTGGGCTGGGATCCGGGTTTGGGGTGAGGGCTTTAGCCAGATAGAGAGGCAAACTGCTGTATTGAGCTAAGATGCCAGCCCGGACGAGGCTTTGGGGTGGGGAGTAGCAGCTTCTTCGTCTAACGGCATCTCGGTGGCTGGTGCGGGAGATGCCATATTCCAGAGAATTATTGCCGGTCCCATGCCTAAAACAATCCCCAGCAGCACAGGAATCCAAAGGCCAGCCGCCAAGCTCATTACGGCAGAAAAAATGAAGTTGCTGGCATAAACCACCAGAGGGAAACCCATTTCCCCTCGGGTCATGGCTAGAGGTTGTTTTGGCCAGAGTAGAGCTGCCACAGTCATAAATAGGGCGCCAGTACCCATCCAACCAGCAAAGTTTTGGTAGGGCATACCAAAGAAGGCTCCCGGTTGCAGCCACTCCCAGAAGGGAATATCGGTCTGGCTCATCGCCGGGTCGAGAACGAAGTCCCAGGAAGTCAGCAGTAAGGCTCCGAGAACAATCGCGCCTAGGTGTCGGCCCCAAGCTGGTAGCTTGGTGGTTTCCAACCCGTTTCGAGCCAGAAGGTAGGAGACAAAACCAAGATAAAACCAAGACAGGGGAATGGTGAAGGGCACCAAACCGGAGATTTTATAGCCCAAGCCGCTCAGGTATTGGTAGTGACCGAAGGGAAAGCCGGTACTGGTTCCGAGCAGTTCGCTACCCAAGGATAAAAACACCGCTGGCACCATGAAGGCGAGCCACTGCCGCACTCCCAAAAGCCTTCCGGCGTAGATGGATACGGCGGCAGCGCCAAACAGGATATACGCGACACCCCCGTTAGCCATGCTTACCTGAAAGATTTGCTGTCCGAAGGGGGATAGACTCACGATCGTGTCCGCATTTGGGACCACCAACAGTAGCCCTGCCAATCCAAAGGCCATTGAGACAATGTGGGCGATCAGGAAACCCCGTTGGGCTGTTACAAGTTGCTTCATGGAAATAAAAAATCAATCTGACAATCAGAATCGGCTAGCGGCGGGGATGCCCGCCTGCTTCGCTTAATATTACTTTACATTAGGTAAAATCTGGTGATTTGTCATTTCGGATAGAAACCGGGTTTCTGGACCCCTGTACCCCTGAACCCCTGGACCCCTGGACCCCTGGACCAAAGAAACCGGGTTTCTAGCAAGATTTATCGCAACAAACGGGGAATTTAATTAAGAAACCCGGTTTCTGAACCCCACGAGAGGGCAAAAACGGGGGCACGGCGTTATTGATATTTGGGTTTTTAGCGATATATTTAAGATGCCGTGCCCCTACCGGCGTTAAATTGGGTTAAATTGGGTGAATTTGGGGTAATTTTGTAGTTAAATTATCATTTGTAGGGGCACGGCTCATTAATATTTCGGTGGGACGATAAATCTTGATAACGCCGTGCCCCCCATGACATAGCAAAAAACCAAAGAAACCGGGTTGCTGCGACAATTTCCGGTTAAAAACCCAAATTTAATGAAGAAACCCGGTTTCTGAACCTCTATGTTGACAAAACCGTGAGGATTTGTTCTGGAGTTAAAGGATTTAAGCCAGCGATACCGTGAAAATCGCTAATGTTGTAAGTAGCGAAATAGTCAACTGCTGCATCTAGAACCAAGGTCGCCAGTCTAACATCAAAAATTCTGGCTGAAACAAAACCACCTTCAGCGGCTAATTGCAAAACCTTATCAATACTTGACCGGGTGGGATAGACAATCTGAAACCCCCCAGCCAAGTACACGGCATTAATTAGATTTATCGCCGCCGTTGCGGTTAAAGCATTGCCTCTCATCGCTGTACGATTAGTAATAATTCGATAAAGCTCAATGACGTTTTGCTCGGCAATTAATCCTTGAAATTTGCCTTCTAACGCCATCGCCAGCAACCGGGCTGAGCTGTTGTGATCAACGGCTGCTTCATCGTGAGCATATACCAAAACATTAGGATCAAAAAAATACTTTAATCTCGTTCATAGATGCTTTCCCGGTGGAGATATTCATCTTTAATTTTTAGCGGAAAGGTCGGAAATGGGTATTTGGGCGCCGAAACAGTAGAAAAAGATACCTCCACCTCATCTCCATCCTTAACATCTGGCGGGAATGGTTCGGTGATGATAATTGTTTTGCCTTTGATGTAGCCTTTCATAAGATTTTTAGAGTTATTCTTTGATTATACAGCAATTTGGCAAATTTCGCTCATTTTGCATCCTGATGGCGGAAAATCATCGATTTTTGGGAAAGGGGTTTCTGCGGAGATTTTTCGTGATTAACCAAGATTTAATTAAGAAACCCGGTTTCTGAACCCAAAGAAGCTAAGAACCAGAAACCGGAAGCTGAGAAACAGCCACCCGGAACCCGTAGAGGTTGAGCCTGCTGACCCAATCGTCCCAGTCACGCTGCCCGGAGCGGCAATGCCTGGGGTTGCAGTCCCAGGAACCCCCACGCAGCACTTGGTAATTAGATTCTCCGCCAGTTTCCCAAGCACTTCCGTCAGTTGGTGCATCTTTGTAATTATCGTGCCAAACATCCTGACACCACTCCCAAACGTTCCCGTACATATCGTATAAACCCCATGCGTTGGGAGGAAAATCGCCTACTGGA contains:
- the cruG gene encoding 2'-O-glycosyltransferase CruG — encoded protein: MFNELALGLLLFQVPFSIILLSRLIKGPSRRPPLEPQPATPDQLGTISIVVPTLNEAQRLGPCLAGLTKQSYEVREMIVVDSRSTDGTPDLVRQAAAKDPRFRLIEDDPLPPGWVGRPWALQAGFLHSSAASEWILGIDADTYPHPALAATVARSAAAGYDLVSLSPQFILKTPGEMWLQPSLLMTLVYRFGPTGTNPGNERVMANGQCFLCRRSVLEAVGGYTVARESFCDDVTLARHIAQRGYKVGFWDGAKLVRVRMYEGAAETWREWGRSLDLQDASSPAQLWGDLCLLLAVQGLPLPMAVILLLSLGAFGGSAPFMQVALGLNLFLVAVRFALNWAIVPSYQLPSFPASWSFWLSPLADSLAWVRILLSTIRRPTQWRGRQYELKTKN
- the cruF gene encoding gamma-carotene 1'-hydroxylase CruF; this encodes MKQLVTAQRGFLIAHIVSMAFGLAGLLLVVPNADTIVSLSPFGQQIFQVSMANGGVAYILFGAAAVSIYAGRLLGVRQWLAFMVPAVFLSLGSELLGTSTGFPFGHYQYLSGLGYKISGLVPFTIPLSWFYLGFVSYLLARNGLETTKLPAWGRHLGAIVLGALLLTSWDFVLDPAMSQTDIPFWEWLQPGAFFGMPYQNFAGWMGTGALFMTVAALLWPKQPLAMTRGEMGFPLVVYASNFIFSAVMSLAAGLWIPVLLGIVLGMGPAIILWNMASPAPATEMPLDEEAATPHPKASSGLAS